A genome region from Novipirellula galeiformis includes the following:
- a CDS encoding dienelactone hydrolase family protein, with product MRTVLALLMVGVGFLSANAEVQTKQVTYHDGDLVLEGLVVWDPATASKTSPGVLVVHQWMGQTAYEHRRCKQLAELGYVAFALDIYGKGNRPADRQEAAKLSSTFKSNAELYRRRLNLGLEQLLAQPGVDTKQIAAIGYCFGGKGVLELARSGADVDGVVSFHGALDSPQPEDGKNIKAKVLICHGADDPFVPEADIDAMKKEFNDANVDWQMIYYSGAVHSFTQPMAGNDNSQGAAYNAKADHRSWIAMKSFFAELFESDK from the coding sequence ATGCGTACGGTATTAGCGTTGTTGATGGTCGGTGTCGGTTTTTTATCTGCCAATGCCGAGGTTCAAACCAAACAGGTCACTTACCACGATGGGGACCTCGTTCTCGAAGGCTTGGTGGTCTGGGATCCCGCAACGGCCTCGAAGACGTCCCCCGGCGTGCTCGTCGTCCATCAATGGATGGGGCAAACCGCTTACGAACATCGCCGCTGTAAACAGTTGGCGGAACTGGGTTACGTTGCCTTTGCACTCGATATTTATGGCAAAGGCAATCGTCCCGCGGATCGTCAGGAAGCGGCGAAGCTATCGAGTACCTTTAAAAGTAATGCCGAATTGTATCGTCGCCGCTTGAATCTTGGGCTTGAACAGTTGCTGGCTCAGCCGGGTGTCGACACGAAGCAAATCGCGGCGATCGGATACTGTTTCGGCGGCAAGGGGGTACTCGAGTTGGCACGCAGTGGAGCGGATGTCGATGGCGTCGTCAGCTTTCATGGGGCGCTTGATTCACCCCAACCCGAAGATGGCAAGAACATCAAGGCGAAAGTGTTGATTTGTCACGGTGCGGATGATCCGTTTGTGCCCGAGGCCGACATCGATGCGATGAAAAAGGAGTTCAACGACGCTAACGTCGATTGGCAAATGATCTACTATTCCGGTGCCGTTCACTCCTTTACCCAGCCGATGGCGGGGAATGACAATTCACAGGGTGCCGCCTACAACGCTAAAGCCGACCATCGCTCCTGGATTGCGATGAAATCGTTCTTTGCTGAGCTTTTCGAATCGGACAAATAA
- a CDS encoding calcium/sodium antiporter → MTYVWLFLGLAILVAGAEFLVRGAVALAELARISPLVIGLTVVAFGTSAPELAVSSVSSLEGDSAIALGNVVGSNIFNVLLILGVSAVIVPLSVSSQLVRLDVPIMIVASIVVWLAAYDGSIERYEGAGMLAAFLFYTGWLIRAGRRESKPLDSLAEPTPKSSWQKLVGNVVLLAIGLGLLVYGAGMLVDSATEIARQFGVSDLVIGLTIVAAGTSLPELATSMVAAIRGQRDIAVGNVVGSNVFNLLMVLAVASVLSSSGVPVSPSVLWFDLAVMVWVALLCWPIFFSHAVVSRGEGIVMLALFLSYNGLLIGDSIHWEYAPAMKTTLVFGIFPTVCVGVSYFAWKHYRLDRPAAEIRP, encoded by the coding sequence ATGACCTACGTATGGCTGTTCCTCGGCTTGGCCATTCTTGTGGCGGGGGCGGAGTTCTTGGTGCGGGGTGCAGTGGCGTTGGCTGAGTTGGCACGCATTTCACCGCTGGTGATCGGTTTGACCGTGGTCGCGTTTGGCACCAGTGCGCCGGAATTGGCCGTCTCGTCAGTGTCTTCGCTGGAGGGCGATTCGGCGATCGCGCTGGGCAACGTCGTCGGCAGCAACATCTTCAATGTCTTGTTGATCCTGGGCGTCTCGGCGGTGATCGTGCCGCTCTCGGTTTCGTCGCAATTGGTTCGCTTGGATGTGCCCATCATGATCGTCGCATCGATCGTGGTTTGGTTGGCCGCTTACGATGGATCGATTGAGCGATACGAAGGCGCCGGAATGTTGGCCGCATTTTTGTTTTATACCGGTTGGCTAATTCGGGCGGGACGCCGGGAATCCAAGCCGCTCGATTCGCTGGCGGAACCCACGCCAAAGTCATCGTGGCAAAAACTGGTTGGCAATGTTGTCTTGCTCGCGATCGGTTTGGGATTGTTGGTGTATGGTGCCGGCATGCTGGTCGATTCGGCGACGGAGATTGCCCGCCAATTCGGAGTCAGCGACTTAGTGATCGGATTGACGATCGTTGCCGCGGGGACCTCACTGCCGGAGTTGGCCACTTCGATGGTTGCAGCGATCCGAGGACAACGCGACATCGCGGTCGGCAACGTCGTCGGCAGCAACGTCTTTAACCTGCTGATGGTGTTAGCGGTCGCATCGGTGTTATCGAGCTCCGGCGTCCCGGTGTCGCCTTCGGTGTTGTGGTTCGACTTGGCCGTGATGGTTTGGGTGGCCCTGTTGTGCTGGCCGATCTTCTTCAGCCACGCGGTGGTGTCTCGCGGCGAAGGCATCGTGATGCTGGCGTTATTTCTGAGTTACAACGGCTTGTTGATTGGCGATTCGATACACTGGGAATATGCTCCTGCGATGAAGACGACGCTTGTCTTCGGAATCTTCCCGACCGTTTGTGTGGGCGTTAGTTATTTCGCTTGGAAACACTATCGGCTCGATAGGCCCGCAGCCGAGATACGCCCGTGA